CAAAAATATCTTCCAGTCGTTTTTTGCTTTAGGGGTTTTCCATATCCTGTTTTTGTTGGCGGTGTAATACTTAAACCACTCTTTCCAGGTGCCCTGTGCAAACGCGGTAGAATCGGGTGTAATGTTTGCCCCTGTTGATGCCAGCTTTATCACCTTATCGCGGTGATGTATGGCCATCATCAGCGCGTTGATGCCGCCATCGCTCCAGCCAAGTACGTAGGCCTTGGGTATTTTCATTTGATCAAGCAGCGCGGCAAAATCATCAGCCATTTGCTCAAAAGTAAGTGTAGATGCACTATCAACTGATTTGCCATGCGCGCGGCTATCCACCAAAATCACATGGTATTTTTTACTAAAATAGGGTACATTTTGGGCAAAGGCACTCATATCGCCGCCATTGCCGTGGGTCATTAATAAAGGTTGCCCGGTGCCGTATTCCTCTACATATAGCCTTACCCCGTTCACATTATAATACTTGCCCACCTCTTTGTTATGGCCATAAGGCACTTTTTGAGCGCAGCCTATCAGCGCTAACAATTGT
This portion of the Inquilinus sp. KBS0705 genome encodes:
- a CDS encoding alpha/beta hydrolase, with translation MAVIPQLLALIGCAQKVPYGHNKEVGKYYNVNGVRLYVEEYGTGQPLLMTHGNGGDMSAFAQNVPYFSKKYHVILVDSRAHGKSVDSASTLTFEQMADDFAALLDQMKIPKAYVLGWSDGGINALMMAIHHRDKVIKLASTGANITPDSTAFAQGTWKEWFKYYTANKNRIWKTPKAKNDWKIFLLDWDQPNIPLSDLQKITTPSFIIAGDHDVIADKHTHLIQANIPNSKLWIVPNSGHGTLVEHADEFNKRVDAFFEEK